One genomic region from Sphingobacterium sp. UGAL515B_05 encodes:
- the aroQ gene encoding type II 3-dehydroquinate dehydratase yields the protein MKKILILNGPNLNLLGVREKSIYGSQDFLSYFEELKQQFETVQLHYFQSNSEGGVIDKIHEVGFEFDGIVLNAGAYTHTSVAIGDAIAAVTTPVIEVHISNVHQREEFRHHSFLAKNCKGVICGFGLDSYRLGIEAFIK from the coding sequence ATGAAAAAAATCCTCATTCTGAATGGCCCAAATTTGAATTTGTTGGGTGTAAGAGAGAAATCTATTTATGGTAGCCAAGATTTTCTTAGCTATTTTGAAGAGCTTAAACAACAGTTTGAAACGGTGCAATTGCACTATTTTCAAAGCAATTCAGAGGGGGGGGTAATTGATAAGATCCATGAAGTTGGTTTTGAATTTGACGGAATTGTGTTGAATGCCGGTGCGTATACACATACTTCTGTTGCTATTGGAGATGCAATTGCGGCAGTTACAACGCCTGTTATTGAAGTTCATATTAGCAATGTCCATCAAAGAGAAGAATTTCGCCATCATTCATTTCTGGCAAAGAATTGTAAAGGGGTGATCTGTGGTTTCGGTTTGGATAGCTACAGATTGGGTATCGAGGCGTTTATTAAATAA